CGTCGAAATACAGGGCTTCCGCTGCCAATGATCCGGAAGAAGTCTTCAGCACTTTTGCGTACGCCTCTTCTGCTGTGATTTCATCAGAAGTACTCATAGCTGATCTTGCAATCATGATGTTTGCATCGCTCTTGATACGGTCATCTATTCCTTCTGTTTTCAATACCTTTTCTGCGTATTCCAGTGTTTTTTTGTAATTCTTTTGTTCGTAATACCCCTTCATCAGATTCTGCCTGGCGTATGTTCTGTTCTGCGCTATGTCAGCGGATTCCTCCAGTCGACTCAAATAATTCATAGCAGCAGCCATGTCATTCTTTGCCAATAAGAGTTCGCAAACCCGAGTCAATGCCTGTTCGTAATACTCGCTTCCTCCCCGGTCTGCGACATAGGTAAAGGAAGTTAAAGCCTTCTCCTGATTTCCCTCAGAAAAGTACAGTTGTGCAAGCTTAAAATGGGCATCGACAATATGAAGGCCGGAGGGAAATTCTGATATATAGCTTTCGTAACCGCGAATAGCAGCAGCGGTCCTTCCTTCTATATCCTGTTTTTCTGCAGATTCAAAAGTGGCATTATCCAATTCAGCGTCTGACACTTCAACAAAATCAAGATTTCTTACCCAGGCCGCGTATTCATTTACACGGCCCATATCCATATAGACCAGTTTTGCAGTGTTTACGGCCTGTATAGCCTCCTGTGAATTAGGGTATTTATCTACGACGGTGCTGAATTTATTCAATGCCTCATCGTTACGGTTAGCGTTGTAATGCACCAGGCCCTGCCTTAGAAGAGCCTGTGGTACCAGTTTGCTGCTGCTGTATGAGTTCACTAAATCGGCATAAGCCTTGAGGCCTTCCTGCTCCTTGTTATCACGGATATAGGAATTCCCAAGTTCAAAAAGAACGTCGTCTTTTAGTGTTGAAGCCGGATATGAAGTAATAAATGAATTGAGCTCCGCTAATTTGGTCGAATTTCTGCCTGTAAACCCGTAACTGACCGCTTTTTGGAAAGCCGCATAGTCCTTTTCCCTCCCGTTGCCGGAAAGGTAGTCGGCATATGCATCTATGGCCCTGTCGTATTTACTGGTTACAAAATAGCAGTCGCCGAGTCGCACCAAAGCGTCATCAACTTTTTCCTTCTCGGCTGTGCCCGACTTATATCGCGCAAAATACGGAATGGCCGAATTGTAGTCCTTTAGCTTGAAATAGGTATATCCCAAATTGTAGTCCAGGTCCTTGTATTCTTTGGTACTTGAGGCTGCCTGACTTTGCTGAAAACGGATGTATTCCACCAGGGCTTCGTCAAAACGATTGAGTAAGAAACTGGCCTCGGCTTTCCAATATCTGGCCCTTGCGGTAAATAAGGCATCAGCATCACTTTTAATGGCTCTGTCTAAGACCTCAGCTGTTTCGGCATAATCTCCTTCGAGGAATAATTCCATCCCTCTGAAAAAAGCTACTTTTTGATAGGTCGTTTTATTTGCGTAATTCCTGTTCTGTTCAAGCAATTCCAATGCCCCCTTAAAATTCCTGGAGGTCAGGTAGGAATCCACAAGCAATTCCTGAAGTTCAGGAGCATAAGTGTCTTTGGGGTATCGATCCAAATATGTGGAAAGCACCAGAGTGACCGGCTCATAGGCATTCCCGATCTCATAACTAAGACGGGCGTAATTGAGAAGGGCATCTTTTTCTATTTCAGGCGAGAATTCCATTTGTGATGCATTCCTGAAGGCATTAAGTGCCTCTTGTTTCTTGTCGAGTTTCAGGTAGCATTCTGCCAGATGGTAATACGCATTCTGAGCTACGCTATTCTGTCCTCCAATGATCTTGTTAAATTGAAGGATGGCATTGGCGTAATCTTGTTGTTGGTAATAGCAATACCCCAACTGGTAATAGTCTGTATTGTTCCATTTACCGCGCTTTCCCCTATAAGCTTCGAGATAAGGAATGGCCTCCTTGTATTGCTGCAGATTAAAATAACTTTCTCCAATGATCTTGTTGAGTTCGGAAATTTCCTGCCTGTCCGAATTAGGAAGTTGCTTTTTTCCCAAAGCGATGGCTTCTTCAAAATTACCGAGCTTAAAGTTCAGGTCTGCCTGAAAATAGGAAAGGTTTTCACTGAGCAATTCCTGGTCTGTAATCTGGTCAAAACTTTCGGTTGCTCCTTGGTAATCATCTTGCTGGTAAGCAATAAAACCAAGATAATACTTGGCCTGCGAACCGTATTCAGCAGAATTGGACACTCTGTTGAAATAGGTTTTGGCCTCTTCGGGTTTTTTAGCAGCAAAGAGGGAGTACCCCATATTAAAATTAAAGCGTTGCCGGTCTTTCTTCGGTACGGTATAAGGCTCCACTTTTTTATACCATTTCAGGGCATAAGGGTATTTGGCATTTGCAAAATAATAATCGGCCACATCCAAAAAGGCAGCATCTCTTTTTGTAGATGTGGGAAAACTTTCCACAAAATCTTCCATTAGACGGTCTGCACCAATCTGGTTGAGTCGTACCGCAGCGTTGGCGGCATAATATGCACTGTTTGCCTTGGTTTCCTCGTTTGTAGTTCTTGCTCTTACCTTTTTAAAAAGGGTTTGGGCTGCCTGGTATTGACTATTATTATAGAGTTGCAGAGCTTGATTGTAATCACTGTCTTCATGGGTATAGATGACAGATTCCTGAGCAATTGCCATGGAGAACAGGCCAAGGGCCATAAGGGTAAAAGCGGTTTTTTTCTTTAACATAGTGTTCTAGGACTCGTGAGAATTACCGTATTTGTCTTAGTAACGGGAAATATTGATTTGCAGTATAAACCCGTCAAAGAAAAAGATTTTCATGAGGCCCGTACTTTTTATCCTGCAGAACTTATTACTTTTATATCAACAATAAACGCATGGAAGAGCCCATACTAAGCTTAAAAGAAGTTGCCGTTTACCAAAAAGAGAATTTGGTGTTGAATGATATCAACCTAGAGGTAAAGAAAGGTGAATTTGTGTACCTCATCGGTAAGACGGGAAGTGGTAAAAGTAGCTTTATGAAAACCCTATACGCTGATCTCCCTCTTAAGCAAGGTCATGGCAGGGTGGTCGGATTCAATCTCAAAACACTTGAAGAAAAGAACATTCCCTATCTCAGGAGGAAATTAGGTGTGGTATTCCAGGATTTTAAACTCCTTCCGGACAGAAACATACACAAAAACCTCCTTTTTGTATTGAGGGCCACCGGATGGAAAGACGCGGCCAAAATGAATGCCAAAATCGAGGAGGTACTCGAAAAGGTAGGTATGAAGACAAAGGGATTTAAGTTTCCTCATGAACTTTCGGGAGGAGAACAACAACGGATAGCTATTGCCAGAGCCTTACTCAATGATCCCGAACTCATTCTCGCAGACGAACCCACAGGGAATCTGGATCCCCAGACCAGCGTTGAGGTTATGAAAGTATTGCAGGAAATCAATAAGACGGGCCGTACCATTCTCATGGCTACCCATGATTATGCGCTCATCCTTAAATATCCTTCCAAGACCTTAAAATGCGACGGAAATAAGGTTTTTGAAGTAGTCCAGAAAGCAGTTTAAACTTTTATTCAGCTCTTTATTTTTTAAATTTCCATCAGGAAAAATGTGTATCTTTCAGGTTACAACCAACCTAAGTAATTATGAAACTGAAAGCTTTCGCCTTTCCCCTTTTCCTGCTATTCTTCATTTCATGTAAAACCGATTCTCCTCCAAAGACCGAAATGGCGGTGGAGGAAGTCAAAGTTTGGCAACCCGATGATACCCGAAGTATGACGGGAGTCATGGCCAAAAGGGGCCTGATTTACGATTCTGAAACGGATACAGAAGGGTATGTACTTTTTGAACCTTCGAGCAGCACAAAAACCTTTTTGATCAACAAAAACGGGGAGGTCGTACACAGCTGGAATTCTGATCTCAATTCCATGAATTCCTATCTTCAGCCTAACGGAAATCTCATTCGGATGGAGCGTGATGAGAATTTCCCAACTTTTGCTGCCGGGGGACAATCCGGGAGGATTAAAGAGTACGACTGGGAGGGCAATCTGTTATGGGATTTTGAGTACTACAGTGAAACTTACCTCACCCATCACGATATTGAAATAATGCCCAATGGCAACATCCTTGCGATTTCCTATGATGCTTTAAGTGCGGAAGAGGCTGAAGCCGCTGGCATGGATCCTCAACACATTCCCAAAGCGGGCATATGGCTCGATAAGATCATAGAGATTGAACCGGTTAAGCCCAAAGGAGGTAAAATCGTCTGGGAATGGAGGATGCAAGATCACCTCGTTCAGGAATTCGATCCTGATAAGGAGAATTACGGTGTAATTGCAGAACATCCCAGAAAAATAAACATCAATATAGCCAGTGAAGAGGCCGGGCCCCCAATGACGCAGGAAAGGCTTGATCAGATGAAAAAAATGGGATTTATAACATCCAATGCTACGGTAGACAACCAGGGTTCGGATATCACTCATACCAATGCCGTTTCATATAATTCAGAACTCGATCAGATTGTGATCAGTGTCCCGGGCTATGGAGAAATCTTTGTTATCGATCACAGTACCAGTACCGAAGAAGCCAGAACCGCTTCAGGGGGTAATTCCGGATTAGGGGGAGAGCTTCTCTATCGCTGGGGGAATCCCGCCAATTACGGCAAGGGAAGCAAAGAAGATCAAATGCTCCATGGACAACACGACAGTAAATGGATACCGCAAGGATATCCCGGAGAAGGGAATCTGATGGTTTACAACAACGATATCCCCCACCCTGATAACAAATTGCCTAATATGTGGGCCGCCATGGGCGAGAATTCCACCCCTGAATTAAAAGTAGCCATCGGCGATGTAGGTAATTATTCTGCCGTTCATGAATGGGCGATTCCCACATCTGAGAACGGTAATTATGAGCCCGGGGAAAATGGCGTCTTTGGACCGGAGACTCCTGACTGGACTTATAATGCACCGGACAAGTATTCTATTTACTCGTCATTTATTTCAGGGGCTCATCGATTGAAGAATGGGCACACTTTTATCACCCAGGGCATGCAGGGAAGATTCCTTGAGATCGATGAGAATGGAAGGCGGGTCTGGGAATACTGGAACCCTTATGTGTACGACTATAAATTACCAGACGGATCACCGGCGCAACCCACTGGTCCTTTTGTATTTGGAATTTTTAGGAGCACTCTATACCCTGGGGATTACGCGGCCTTTGGAGGTAAAAAATTAGAGCCCATAAGCCCCCAACCTGACCCGTTTATTTTTAAAATGCCTCCTCCTCCGGAAGAAAACACTCAGTAAATTCAATCAACTTAAAACCACAAAAAATGTCAATAAAAATTATTGGTGCCGGATTCCCGAGAACGGGAACCACAACTCTCAAGAGATCCTTGGAAATGTTAGGGTTTAATCGTGTGTATCACATGAAAGAACTCCTTGTAAATCCTCATAATCTTCACTATTGGAAAACACTTTCTGAAACCGGGGACACGGATTGGGAAGGACTGTACAAAGGCTACGACGCCACGGTGGATTTTCCGGGCTATCCCTGGTACAAAGAACATATGAAACGCTATCCGGATGCTAAAGTGATCCTCACCGTTAGGGATTTTGAGGCCTGGTATAAAAGTGTAGATAGCACGGTATACCGCGCAGGCCCTCAAACTCCGGGAGAAAAAATAAAAATGATGGGGAAACTGCTCTTTAGTGCCAGAGCGAGAAATGTGGTGAAATGCATCAAATTCTTTAAAAAGACCTTTTTTGCAGGAGAATTGAGTGGCAATTTCGAAGACAAGGCACACGCTAAAAAAGTATGGGAAGGACACTTGGCAGAGGTCCAAAGATTCGTCCCGGAGGAAAAATTGCTGGTGTACGATGTACGTGATGGGTGGGCACCACTCTGTAAATTCCTGGGTGTTGAAGAACCTACCGATACCCTGCCTCATTTAAATAAAAAGGAAAATTTTAAAGAAATGCTACCTAAGCTGATGAAAGGTGAAATGGCCTGAGTGAACACCGTAATTCTAATTTAACATCAACAGCCGGTACAATTAGGTATCAGTATTGAAATTTCCTATATGAATTCAGAAACCTGGCAGGTAAAAGCTACTTTATTATTGGTGAGTAGTCTTACCATCATGTCGATGATTACCATTTCGGCTTCCCTTCCGGATATGACCACGACCTTTTCCAAGGTGCCTAATCACGTTGCGCTGGTCAAATTATCCCTGTCATTTCCAGGGCTTTTTATAGCACTAAGTGCCATTGTAGCAGGCATCATCATTGATAAAACCGGTAGATTAAAACTATTGGGGATTGCATTGGTCCTTTATGCCATTGGAGGCACTTCGGGATATTGGCTTAACAACCTCTACGCTATTCTGGCCGGCAGGGCTCTGCTGGGAATTTCTGTAGGAATTTCCATGACCATAGTGACTACCCTAGTAGCCGATTACTATCAAGGCAAGGCGCGACAAAAATTTGCCGGTCTTCAAATTGCGGTGATGTCCCTGGGAGGAATCCTCTTTATTACGCTGGGAGGTATTCTCGCTGATATTGACTGGCGCGTACCTTTTTTATTGTACTTGTTTTCCCTGCTGATACTCCCTCCGGCATTTCTTTTTCTAAAAGAACCCCAGAGGATGAGTCGGCCCACAGTAAAAAGCAAGATTAAATCTCCGGGGATCATCTGGCTGATCTTTGGCAATGTTATGCTAATGTGGATCATCTTTTTTATCATCCCTGTACAAATTCCCTTTTATCTCAAATCAATTGGGGTAGAAAAGAATACCATGATCGGAATTGCCATAGCTTCCAGCACTTTGTTTTCTGCAGTCTCATCTTTTTCTTACAGCAGGATCAAGGACCTGTTGGGTTTCCGACAGATCTTTGGGCTGGGCTACTTTCTGATGGCATTAGCTTTTATTGCCATTGCTTTTGGAAATTCTTATGGAATGGTTCTGCTGGGAATGCTGCTGGCAGGTTTGGGCATGGGACTAATGATCCCTAATGCCAATGTTTGGGTGATGCAATTAGCGCCTCAGGAAATCCGTGGTCAGGAAATTGGACGATTAACAACCTTTTGGTTTTTTGGACAGTTCTTATCCCCACTTGTTCTTCTACCTTTTTTGGATTACTTTACCCTTGATCAATTATTCTATGGTCTCGGAATCGTCTTGTTCGGTCTCACCCTAATCTTTATAATCTGGTACTGGGTTAAGCCTCGACAATTACGGTGAAGGATTCCTGATACATATGAACACGGCTCTTGATACGGAAAGTAAAAACCTCAGCTCCCGATAAAAAGTCTAATCCCCTAATCGGGGTATTACTCTTTATTATATCTCTGATCTTATTGGTCATTACGGGGCCTATTGGCTTCCTCTATGGAATACTTCACACTTTATTTAAGAACGGTATTACGGGCCTGGGAGAATATTTACTCAAAATTGCCATTTCAGTTGACCAGTTGGGAAATGTAATGATGCAGCATTTATTGAATCTATTGTGGATCAGAAAAGGAGGTTATCCTTTTGGAAATAGGGATGAGACCATTTCAAGTGCTCTGGGCAGGAATAAGAGATTGGGAATGCTCACCCGTTTTGGGCGAGGTATTGACAGTTTTCTGGATGTCATAGACCCCAATCACTCCCTGAATTCTATTGACTATTATATTGAACCCTCTCCCAGGATCATTGACAAATTAGCCTGGGTACACATAGAGAATAAACGGATTTTATGTGTGAGGAGTAAAGGGAAGGTGTTGTTTTATATTCCCGGAGGGAAAAGGGAGAAAGGAGAATCAGACTTGATGGCCCTCAGCAGGGAAATCCTGGAAGAATTGCAGGTAAGGCTAGACACCAGGAGTTTTACCTTTTTAGAAAATTTTGAAGCGCAGGCAGATGGCAAGCCGGCAGGTATATTGGTTCGTATGCGCTGTTACGAATCCTCCTACCAGGGAAAATTGAAACCCGCTTCCGAGATAGCTGAAATGCAATGGCTGGGGTATAACGACAGGGAAAAAGTCTCAAAAGTCGCACAATTGGTTTTTGATTATCTGAAAAATGAAGGCAGACTTTGATCGATTTTAACCACCTCACATCTCTTAGTTTTTTGTTACTTTTACGGCCGACTAACCAGGCGGACTACGCCATTACTATAAAATCGAATGACTGTACTGGGAATTGACATAGGAGGATCGGGTATGAAAGGAGCCCTGGTAGATACTGTTACTGGAGAAAAATTGACAGAAAGATTTCGTATTCCTACTCCGGAATCACGCAAACCTAAACCTATGGCCAGGGTTTTTAAGGAAATTGTGGACCATTTCGACTATTCAGGACCTGTGGGTTGCGGTTTCCCTACCACCCTGAGACACGGGGTTTGCAAATCAAAAGGAAACCTACATAAAAAATGGGTTAATGTCAATGTAAAAGAACTATTCAGTGAGGTTTCAGGATTACCGGTGACCGTGATCAATGACGCCGATGCCGCCGGGTATGCCACGATGAATTACGGGGTTGGTAAAGGGCGCAAAGGTTTTGTGGTTATGATAACTATCGGTACCGGTCTTGGAAGTGGTGTCTTCTGGGATGGTGAACTCATCCCCAATTTCGAGTTAGGACAGATCCCATACAAAGAATACAATAAGATAGAGATGTGGGCTGCCGCATCGGCTAAAGAAAAAGAAGGTCTTTCCTATGAGGAATGGGGAAAGCGATTTAATATTTTTCTCGAGTATGTTGAAGTAATTGTCTCCCCTGATCTGATTATTTTAGGTGGTGGGACTTCAAAGGATTTTGATGAGTACAAGGATTTCATAACCATTGAAACTCCGGTTATTCCGGCAGGGCTGCAAAACCACGCAGGGATCATTGGAGCAGCTGCAGCTGCTATGCACCATCCTATTACATTGGATTAGAAATAAAAAAAGCGCCCTTTGGCGCTTC
This DNA window, taken from Muriicola soli, encodes the following:
- a CDS encoding tetratricopeptide repeat protein, with amino-acid sequence MLKKKTAFTLMALGLFSMAIAQESVIYTHEDSDYNQALQLYNNSQYQAAQTLFKKVRARTTNEETKANSAYYAANAAVRLNQIGADRLMEDFVESFPTSTKRDAAFLDVADYYFANAKYPYALKWYKKVEPYTVPKKDRQRFNFNMGYSLFAAKKPEEAKTYFNRVSNSAEYGSQAKYYLGFIAYQQDDYQGATESFDQITDQELLSENLSYFQADLNFKLGNFEEAIALGKKQLPNSDRQEISELNKIIGESYFNLQQYKEAIPYLEAYRGKRGKWNNTDYYQLGYCYYQQQDYANAILQFNKIIGGQNSVAQNAYYHLAECYLKLDKKQEALNAFRNASQMEFSPEIEKDALLNYARLSYEIGNAYEPVTLVLSTYLDRYPKDTYAPELQELLVDSYLTSRNFKGALELLEQNRNYANKTTYQKVAFFRGMELFLEGDYAETAEVLDRAIKSDADALFTARARYWKAEASFLLNRFDEALVEYIRFQQSQAASSTKEYKDLDYNLGYTYFKLKDYNSAIPYFARYKSGTAEKEKVDDALVRLGDCYFVTSKYDRAIDAYADYLSGNGREKDYAAFQKAVSYGFTGRNSTKLAELNSFITSYPASTLKDDVLFELGNSYIRDNKEQEGLKAYADLVNSYSSSKLVPQALLRQGLVHYNANRNDEALNKFSTVVDKYPNSQEAIQAVNTAKLVYMDMGRVNEYAAWVRNLDFVEVSDAELDNATFESAEKQDIEGRTAAAIRGYESYISEFPSGLHIVDAHFKLAQLYFSEGNQEKALTSFTYVADRGGSEYYEQALTRVCELLLAKNDMAAAMNYLSRLEESADIAQNRTYARQNLMKGYYEQKNYKKTLEYAEKVLKTEGIDDRIKSDANIMIARSAMSTSDEITAEEAYAKVLKTSSGSLAAEALYFDAYFKQKKGAFEKSNISVQKLAREYAIYKEWGGKGLIVMAQNFYALGDAFQATYILESVISNFSQFPEIESKARQELSLIKSKEAEKNASVDTGEN
- a CDS encoding cell division ATP-binding protein FtsE, yielding MEEPILSLKEVAVYQKENLVLNDINLEVKKGEFVYLIGKTGSGKSSFMKTLYADLPLKQGHGRVVGFNLKTLEEKNIPYLRRKLGVVFQDFKLLPDRNIHKNLLFVLRATGWKDAAKMNAKIEEVLEKVGMKTKGFKFPHELSGGEQQRIAIARALLNDPELILADEPTGNLDPQTSVEVMKVLQEINKTGRTILMATHDYALILKYPSKTLKCDGNKVFEVVQKAV
- a CDS encoding aryl-sulfate sulfotransferase — encoded protein: MKLKAFAFPLFLLFFISCKTDSPPKTEMAVEEVKVWQPDDTRSMTGVMAKRGLIYDSETDTEGYVLFEPSSSTKTFLINKNGEVVHSWNSDLNSMNSYLQPNGNLIRMERDENFPTFAAGGQSGRIKEYDWEGNLLWDFEYYSETYLTHHDIEIMPNGNILAISYDALSAEEAEAAGMDPQHIPKAGIWLDKIIEIEPVKPKGGKIVWEWRMQDHLVQEFDPDKENYGVIAEHPRKININIASEEAGPPMTQERLDQMKKMGFITSNATVDNQGSDITHTNAVSYNSELDQIVISVPGYGEIFVIDHSTSTEEARTASGGNSGLGGELLYRWGNPANYGKGSKEDQMLHGQHDSKWIPQGYPGEGNLMVYNNDIPHPDNKLPNMWAAMGENSTPELKVAIGDVGNYSAVHEWAIPTSENGNYEPGENGVFGPETPDWTYNAPDKYSIYSSFISGAHRLKNGHTFITQGMQGRFLEIDENGRRVWEYWNPYVYDYKLPDGSPAQPTGPFVFGIFRSTLYPGDYAAFGGKKLEPISPQPDPFIFKMPPPPEENTQ
- a CDS encoding sulfotransferase family protein; its protein translation is MSIKIIGAGFPRTGTTTLKRSLEMLGFNRVYHMKELLVNPHNLHYWKTLSETGDTDWEGLYKGYDATVDFPGYPWYKEHMKRYPDAKVILTVRDFEAWYKSVDSTVYRAGPQTPGEKIKMMGKLLFSARARNVVKCIKFFKKTFFAGELSGNFEDKAHAKKVWEGHLAEVQRFVPEEKLLVYDVRDGWAPLCKFLGVEEPTDTLPHLNKKENFKEMLPKLMKGEMA
- a CDS encoding MFS transporter, with translation MNSETWQVKATLLLVSSLTIMSMITISASLPDMTTTFSKVPNHVALVKLSLSFPGLFIALSAIVAGIIIDKTGRLKLLGIALVLYAIGGTSGYWLNNLYAILAGRALLGISVGISMTIVTTLVADYYQGKARQKFAGLQIAVMSLGGILFITLGGILADIDWRVPFLLYLFSLLILPPAFLFLKEPQRMSRPTVKSKIKSPGIIWLIFGNVMLMWIIFFIIPVQIPFYLKSIGVEKNTMIGIAIASSTLFSAVSSFSYSRIKDLLGFRQIFGLGYFLMALAFIAIAFGNSYGMVLLGMLLAGLGMGLMIPNANVWVMQLAPQEIRGQEIGRLTTFWFFGQFLSPLVLLPFLDYFTLDQLFYGLGIVLFGLTLIFIIWYWVKPRQLR
- a CDS encoding NUDIX hydrolase translates to MIRKVKTSAPDKKSNPLIGVLLFIISLILLVITGPIGFLYGILHTLFKNGITGLGEYLLKIAISVDQLGNVMMQHLLNLLWIRKGGYPFGNRDETISSALGRNKRLGMLTRFGRGIDSFLDVIDPNHSLNSIDYYIEPSPRIIDKLAWVHIENKRILCVRSKGKVLFYIPGGKREKGESDLMALSREILEELQVRLDTRSFTFLENFEAQADGKPAGILVRMRCYESSYQGKLKPASEIAEMQWLGYNDREKVSKVAQLVFDYLKNEGRL
- the ppgK gene encoding polyphosphate--glucose phosphotransferase — protein: MTVLGIDIGGSGMKGALVDTVTGEKLTERFRIPTPESRKPKPMARVFKEIVDHFDYSGPVGCGFPTTLRHGVCKSKGNLHKKWVNVNVKELFSEVSGLPVTVINDADAAGYATMNYGVGKGRKGFVVMITIGTGLGSGVFWDGELIPNFELGQIPYKEYNKIEMWAAASAKEKEGLSYEEWGKRFNIFLEYVEVIVSPDLIILGGGTSKDFDEYKDFITIETPVIPAGLQNHAGIIGAAAAAMHHPITLD